The following is a genomic window from Methanoplanus sp. FWC-SCC4.
GTGACTTATGCGTCCAATGTACTTGGTGTTGTAACACCTGTCTGTGAGATTGCAAAAATCTGCCATGAAAACGGGATTAAGCTTCTTGTTGACGGTGCACAGGCTGTTCCCCACATGCCCGTGAATGTCTCGGATATTGGATGCGACTTTTTTGTTTTTTCAGGTCATAAGATGCTTGGACCTACAGGCACGGGGGTTCTCTGGATGAAAGAACCCTCCATTGAACCATTATTCCTTGGCGGAGGGATGGTTGAGTCTGTTACCAAAGACGGTTTCACCGCAGAGAGTGGTTATAAAAGGTTCGAGGCCGGCACTCCGAATATTTCGGGTGGAATTGGTCTTGGGATTGCTGCGGACTATCTTGAAAAGATTGGTATGGGGGCTGTCCGGGAATACGAAGAGACTCTCACAAACAGGCTTATTGAAGGATTAAAGAAGATACCTGGTGTCACTGTTTATGCACCGGACTGCCCGGAGAATCGTATCGGAGTGGTATCGTTTAATGTTGAGGGTTTTCATCCTCATGAAATTGCCCAGGAACTTGATGAAAACGCAGATATTATGGTGCGTTCAGGATTTCACTGCTGTCAGCCGTTGATGGAATATCTCGGGCTTAATGAAGGAACTGTCCGTGCAAGTATCGGCATGTACAATACCATGCATGAAATTGATCTTTTAATTGCGACAATTGAAGAAATTGTACAATAAAATTATATTTTTTGATCGAAAGCCGGAGATGTCAGAATATATACCCTGCTTTGACCTCATGAGTGGCTACAAAAAATAAGAATTTATTATATCATCTTTTTGACATTCCTGCAATGATACATTGTCCAAATGAGATGCATCCGTCCCCTAACGGATAATCGCTGTTTATAATAAATTCAAGATCCGAACTAATAATTTCCTCTTTTATGGTTTCTCTAAATAGGTGGTTGTATGCAACACCGCCTGAGAGTGCAACTTTATGTATACCTGCCTCGTTTGCGGCATCAACAGCCATTTTTGCTATGCCTCTTGCGAGATTATATTCAAATGATGCGGCAATATCAGGTATTTTAGAAGAGTCCGTCTTATCAAACGCTGTCTGAATCAGGTCTTTGGTCGAGAATATCCGGCATCCGTCTTTTTTGTAATAGGTTAGATCCCATTTATCAGGTTTACCCGATGCACCCGCAGACTCAAGCTTCATTGCAGGCTCCCCGTCAAATGTTTTTTCACGACAGATTCCAAGAAGTGCAGAGGCAGCATCAAGTATCCTTCCGGTGCTGCTTGTTTCTGCAACATTGAATTTCTTTTCAACCTGTTTTTCAAGAAGATTGATCTCCATCTGCCCCCATCCGCGTGAAATCAGAAGATCTTTTACCCTTTCTTCAGGCATTATACCGTAAAGCATTCTTTCCGGGAATTTTGTTGCAAGATCACCTCCCGGCATCATCACGTTTTCAAGGTGGGCTACCCGCCTTAAGTCTGTCAAAACTCCCGAAAAGATCTCTCCTCCCCATATTTTCCCGTCATCGCCAAGACCAACACCGTCTGTTGCAATTCCTACAACAGGTTCGTCGGGTTTATCTGCAACAGCTGCTGCAATATGTGCCCTGTGATGCTGGACGGCAACTGTTTCTGCGCCGGTCTCTTTTGTCATCTCCTTTGCAAATTTTGTTGATAGAAACTGCGGGTGCATGTCATGTGCGATAATATCATAATTCGCACCAGTAAGGGATCCTATATTTTCCACAGTCTCAGCAAGGTATCTGAGGGTTGGCGGGTTTCTTACATTTCCAACATGAGGTGATGTATAGCAGAATCCTGATTTGTATATTGAAATATTTGAGTTTAATTCAGGCCCTGTCCCTAGTATGCAGAGATTACCTAAGTCAATCTCTTTTCTTTTTGGTGCATAGCCCCTTGACATCCTGATAATATATCCTTCTCTTACAACGGAGTCGTCACACCTGTTTTGAATGAACCTGTTGTGAGTCAGAAAATAATCCACACAGTTATTCAGTTTAAGAACAGCCATATCCGTTTCGGTAACCATCGGGTTTCCCGGGGCATTCGCGCTTGTCATTATCAAAAGCGGATTTTTAAGCTTTGAAAATAAAAGATGGTGAAGTCCGGTGTAAGGAAGCATGCACCCTATTGTATTCATATTGCTGATATCAGGGTGCGACCCGTGATCCTTTTTATTTAATACAACTATCGGATGCTCCGGACTGTTTAGGGTGACTTTGTCCTCAGGTGTAACATATGCGATATTATTGATAGCCGTTTCTTTAGCCATTATTGCAAGTGGCTGCTCTGTTCTTCCAAGGCATTCCTTGAGCTTCCCGGCAGAGGATTCTATGCAGGATATATGAAATCCGCCGATCCCTCTTATGGCAACTATATGGCCCTTGTCCAGAAGCGATGCTGCCAGTTTGACAGGATCATCTGTGCAAACCTGTTCTCCTTTTTTGTCGAGCAGGAATATTCCGGGTCCGCAGGAACTGCATGCAATAGTCTGTGCGTGATGCCTGCGTGATTTTGGGCTTTCATATTCCAGCAGGCATTCTTTGCACATTGGAAATTTGTCCATGGTAGTTCTTTCACGGTCATAAGGGATGTCAGAGATTATGCTGTATCTCGGTCCGCAGTTTACACACGATGTTGCCCAGTAATTTTCATATCTTCCGCCTTTTTGAAAAATGTCAGAGATGCAGTCATCACATATTGCAACATCGGGAGGTATGAATCCGGTTAGTTCACCTCTGCTGCTTTTTTCAATATAAAACGTACCGGGATTATTTCCTGTTACTTCCAAAACAGTTACGCTGTCAATTTTTGAAAGTGGTGTTCCTTTAGAGACCGCACATAAAAAATCTTCAAAATTATCTCCAAAAGCGTTTATCCTCACTTCACTACCAAGATTTTTGACATTTCCCGATATATTGAATCTGATGGCCTGTGAATAGACAAAAGGTCTGAATCCGACTCCCTGAACTATTCCCTTAATGATTATCTGTCCGCTGTTTCGCATAAACTGCTCTGCCCGGAAATCTTTCCAACTGAAAATATGACCTTCATGGGTTTAAAATGTGTTCGTTTTTGCATTTTATGGATATATACATATGTAGAAAAAGTACAATTAGTAACTTTTTTTAGCTTTTTTCAGGTAAAAAAATCAGGAAAAATATTCCTAAAGTATGAATTAGGTTTATTTTGATATAAAGCATATATTAATTGGGTTTTTACTTTGACGGGGCATATTAGAATAGTAAATGATCCGGTTGATCTCGTTCCGCTTTTGATTACATTCAATAATTCGGATTTTAAAAAAGTATATGGTCTGATCAGCAAGAACTGGATGACTGACGAAGAATTGTCTGAAGAAGTGGAAATTGAGAAAGTACGGGAATGTATTGCTATTTTGAAAAAAGGAAATCTTGTAGAGGAACAGTGGAGGATGCCGGAGCCTGGCAAAAAACCTTCAAAGGAATATAAAACAACATACAGCAGATTCAGGGCAAATTTCCAGTGTACTATGGATGACCTGGGTGATCTTATAAACGTATCAATATCAACGGATGAGGTGCTCAGGGATCTTGTGGATGAAATCGATAAAAGTGTCCATTCCGGTAACGGTTCCGTAAATGACCTTGCCAGAAAATTTAGTGTAAGTCCAATATTTGTAAAGGGTCTTGCAAAACGTGTTCCACACCTTGAAGTAAAAGGACAGGGGCTGGTATCTCTTGAAAGCAAAGGAGAATGATCCTTTATACATTATTCTCAGAAGCAAAAGGGAAGCAACAAAATTTCAGATTCTTGTAGAAGTTGCCGAACATCAGCCTTCGGTTCGTCAGCAGGAAATTGCGGAAAAGCTGGGGATAACCCCGCAGGCAGTTTCCGAGTATATCCGTGAACTTGTGGATGACGAGATGGTCAGATCCCAGGGCAGAGGCAGCTATACTATAACACACAAGGGCGTTGAATGGGTTATCAATAATGCTGAAGCGCTTGAATCATATGCAAAACACGTTACAAGAGACATTGTGCAGCAGGTTTCTGTATGGACAGCGATAGCTGACTGTAATATTCGCAGCGGTGATCTTGTCGGTGTATATATGAAAGACGGATTCCTGAGGGCATCTTACCGGGAAAAAAGTGCTATGGGTAAAGCGATAGCAAGTGCGAAAGGCGGTATGGATATTGGCATATCCAATCTCACCGGCATTATCGATCATTCATATGGCCTTGTACATGTATGCAAGGTGCCCAGAATACAAAGAGGCGGTTCCCA
Proteins encoded in this region:
- a CDS encoding ArsR family transcriptional regulator, which codes for MTGHIRIVNDPVDLVPLLITFNNSDFKKVYGLISKNWMTDEELSEEVEIEKVRECIAILKKGNLVEEQWRMPEPGKKPSKEYKTTYSRFRANFQCTMDDLGDLINVSISTDEVLRDLVDEIDKSVHSGNGSVNDLARKFSVSPIFVKGLAKRVPHLEVKGQGLVSLESKGE
- the hypF gene encoding carbamoyltransferase HypF — translated: MRNSGQIIIKGIVQGVGFRPFVYSQAIRFNISGNVKNLGSEVRINAFGDNFEDFLCAVSKGTPLSKIDSVTVLEVTGNNPGTFYIEKSSRGELTGFIPPDVAICDDCISDIFQKGGRYENYWATSCVNCGPRYSIISDIPYDRERTTMDKFPMCKECLLEYESPKSRRHHAQTIACSSCGPGIFLLDKKGEQVCTDDPVKLAASLLDKGHIVAIRGIGGFHISCIESSAGKLKECLGRTEQPLAIMAKETAINNIAYVTPEDKVTLNSPEHPIVVLNKKDHGSHPDISNMNTIGCMLPYTGLHHLLFSKLKNPLLIMTSANAPGNPMVTETDMAVLKLNNCVDYFLTHNRFIQNRCDDSVVREGYIIRMSRGYAPKRKEIDLGNLCILGTGPELNSNISIYKSGFCYTSPHVGNVRNPPTLRYLAETVENIGSLTGANYDIIAHDMHPQFLSTKFAKEMTKETGAETVAVQHHRAHIAAAVADKPDEPVVGIATDGVGLGDDGKIWGGEIFSGVLTDLRRVAHLENVMMPGGDLATKFPERMLYGIMPEERVKDLLISRGWGQMEINLLEKQVEKKFNVAETSSTGRILDAASALLGICREKTFDGEPAMKLESAGASGKPDKWDLTYYKKDGCRIFSTKDLIQTAFDKTDSSKIPDIAASFEYNLARGIAKMAVDAANEAGIHKVALSGGVAYNHLFRETIKEEIISSDLEFIINSDYPLGDGCISFGQCIIAGMSKR
- a CDS encoding DUF7839 domain-containing protein, whose amino-acid sequence is MKAKENDPLYIILRSKREATKFQILVEVAEHQPSVRQQEIAEKLGITPQAVSEYIRELVDDEMVRSQGRGSYTITHKGVEWVINNAEALESYAKHVTRDIVQQVSVWTAIADCNIRSGDLVGVYMKDGFLRASYREKSAMGKAIASAKGGMDIGISNLTGIIDHSYGLVHVCKVPRIQRGGSQKVSAEILRDTLEKVSYVGAVGIEADIAVKNAGMEPDIYFGAREGVIEGAIHGMECALVIVDEDFTDFLKRLETSGLRYVIHDLITP